The following DNA comes from Naumovozyma dairenensis CBS 421 chromosome 4, complete genome.
CTCACTTTATACGTACAGTGTGGTAAAACAAAAGTAGGAATTATCAGATTAAGGGCAAGAAAATCATCCATGTCACCAAAGTTGTTTTGTTTAGCAGATGTTTGTATGGTACCCATTGGTACCTCTACAGCAAGTGTATCAGATTTTGTTGCGTCAGTTGAAATCAAGATTCGTGAAAGTGAATTGAAAAGTACATTACATAGTGCAGGTACTACCATTGAAGGACCTTGGGATGATATTATGAACT
Coding sequences within:
- the NDAI0D02460 gene encoding uncharacterized protein (similar to Saccharomyces cerevisiae ECM15 (YBL001C); ancestral locus Anc_3.206), with the protein product MSPKLFCLADVCMVPIGTSTASVSDFVASVEIKIRESELKSTLHSAGTTIEGPWDDIMNLIGIS